ATCTACTCAAATTCGACTCAATCCTGGGTCGGCTGCCGCAAGATGTCAGCCTCGAGGGCGATGACACCATTGTCGTCGGCAGCGCCGAGATCAAGTCGCTGGAGGTCAGGGAAGGGCCTGCCGCAATGCCCTGGGGCGATCTTGGGGTGGACGTCGTCGTGGAGTCCACCGGCCGGTTCACCAATGCCGCCAAGGCCAAAGGGCACCTGAAGGCCGGCGCCAAGAAGGTGGTCATCTCCGCACCCGCTGTCGACCCGGATATCACCATTGTGCTCGGCGTCAACGACGACAGGTACGACGGCAGCCAGGACATCGTCTCCAACGCATCATGCACGACCAATTGCCTGGCGCCGCTGGCCAAGGTGGTTCACGACGAGTTCGGCGTCGTCAAGGGTCTGATGACGACTGTCCATGCCTACACTCAGGACCAGAACCTGCAGGACGGCCCGCATAAGGACCTGCGTCGCGCCCGCGCAGCCGCGCTGAACATCGTCCCGACCTCGACCGGCGCTGCAAAAGCTATTGGGCTGGTGCTACCCGATTTGCAGGGCAAGCTTGACGGTTATGCCATGCGCGTACCGATTCCCACCGGTTCGGTCACTGATTTCACGGCGGAATTGGCCAAGCCCGCCAGCGTCGAGGAGATCAACGCGGCTTTCCAGGCGGCCGCTGGGGGCAGGATGAAGGGCATCCTGAAGTATTACGACGCGCCGATAGTGTCCAGTGACATCGTCACCGACCCGCACAGTGCGATCTTTGACGCGGGCCTGACCAAGGTGATCGACAACCAGGCCAAGGTGGTGGCCTGGTACGACAACGAGTGGGGCTACTCCAACCGCCTGGTCGACCTGGTCGCGCTAGTCGGCAAGTCGCTGTAAGCCATGACCATCAGGACTCTGGAACACCTTCTTGCAGAGGGAGTTTCAGGCCGGGGCGTGCTGGTGCGCTCAGACCTGAACGTCCCTCTCGGTAACAACGGTGCCATCGCCGACACCGGCCGCATCAGTGCCTCGGTGCCGACGCTGAAAGCGCTTCTCGATGCCGGCGCCAGGGTGGTGGTCACTGCGCATCTGGGCCGGCCCAAAGGCGGGTTCGATCCGACGCTGTCGCTGGCGCCGGCGGCCGTAGCGCTCGGCGACCAGCTGGGACAGCCAGTGCCGTTGGCCGATGACGTCGTCGGCTCCGACGCGCTGGCCCGTGCGAAGGCCTTGACCGACGGGGATATCCTGTTGTTACAGAACATCCGATTTGATCCACGCGAGACCAGCAAGGACGATAGCGAGCGAGTGGCGCTGGCAGAACAACTGGTCGAGCTCGTCGGTGAGGACGGCGCGTTCGTCTCAGACGGATTCGGTGTGGTGCACCGCAAACAGGCTTCCGTTTACGACATCGCCACGCTGTTGCCGGCGTACGCCGGCAAGCTGGTCGCCGCTGAGGTGAGAGTGCTTGAGCAGCTGACTAGTTCAATCGAGCGGCCCTATGCCGTGGTGCTTGGCGGGTCGAAAGTGTCCGACAAGCTCGGTGTGATAGAAGCATTGGCCGCCAGGGCAGACAGCATCGTCATCGGTGGCGGAATGTGCTATACATTCCTTGCAGCGCAGGGTGTTTCGGTTGGCAATTCACTCCTGCAGCCGGAGATGATCTATACCTGCTGCCGGCTTTTGGATACCTACGGCGCGATGCTGCAGCTGCCGGTAGATATCGTGGTGACCGAGAACTTCGCCGCCGACTCGCCAGGAGAGATTGTCGCTGCCGACGCAATCCCGAACGACACGATGGGACTGGATATCGGTCCGGAGTCGGTGGCGCGGTTCAGCGCACTATTGTCGAATGCCAAGACGATCTTCTGGAACGGCCCGATGGGCGTCTTCGAGTTCCCAGCCTTCGCCACGGGTACCCGAGGTGTCGCCGAAGCTATTGCCGCCGCGACTGCTAGGGGTGCGTTCAGCGTGGTCGGCGGCGGAGACTCCGCGGCCGCGGTACGCGCGCTGGGGCTACCGGGAGGCAGCTTCTCCCACATTTCCACCGGCGGCGGCGCGTCGCTAGAGTACCTTGAGGGCAAAATGCTGCCCGGTCTCAACGCCCTAATCTCAGCTGAAGGTTAGCAAGGTGGCTCGCAATGTGACCGTCGGGCGGGCGGCGCAATCAACGGAGGCGAAGAGCGCTACAGCGAATCCTCGGCTCAGCCATCGAGTAGGCAATCTGGTCGGGCATTTTGAATCGGCGGTCTATGGGATCGCATTTCTGCAGCTCGTGGTGGTCGCCGTCCTGGTGGTTGTCGGAGGTGTTCAGCCGATGGTGCAAGCTGCGAACGGCAAGGTAAGCGTACTCGAAGGCGGTATCTTAACACTCGACCGTATTCTGCTCGTGCTCATTATTGGCGAACTCGCTTACACGCTGCGCACCGTCCTGCTGTATCGCGAAATTTCCCTTGCCGTAGAGCCTTTCCTATTCATCGGGCTGATTGCCACCGTACGACGAATCCTGATCGTGACCGCGGCATTCGAGCAGCCCCAGTCGGACCAAGAGCTCAACCGCCTGCTTCTTCAGCTGGGCGCATTAGGTTTATTGGTGCTCGGCATCGCCGTCGCAATCTTTATGATCCGCTGCAGGCCCAGCGCTCCTCCGCTCAGCGGTCCGGATGACAGTTGTTGACCACTGATCCTCGTCAGCGGGGACGTTGGTTCGCTTTAGCCCGGCTACGCATCAACTGCGTTCGCGGTGGCAGAAACCGCAATGCGCGAAATCTCGGCGACTGCGGCATCAGAGATACAAACCTCGATTTCGGGATTCTTTACCGCGCTGGGTTCAAGACATCATCAAAGATGGCTGCGACAGCTGCGGTGCGGTGGCGCCTTTGGTTCACACTGGCGCGAACTGGGCACTGGAGCGGTTGCAAGTCGCTACGATCCGCGGGTGCGCGGAGGCTGAGTAGCCGCACACGGGGATGGTGTTTGTGGTTCTTGCGGCGTGCATGGAGGGGATGCATCGGGGGATTGTTCGGGGGCCAGTTGTTCAGAGCTGTGTCGGCCAGCGCGCGGCAGCCTCCTACGAGGATTCGGACAATCAAATCGAAATGGCAGGGTGCCAGGCGAGGCAGGTACAGTTACGTCAGGATCACTCGATGGTCAGATGTGCTGTACTCCAACAGATATATAGCATTGCCGGCCGAATCAACGCTATCGGCGGCGGGCGTCGCAGAATTCCACATTGAGACATTGCACGCCGAAGACCTGCTACTGAAAATCTGCCTGCGCCGAGGCCTGCCGCTGGATCTGCTGGATGCTGACTGGCAGGAACGTGCATCCGTTTCGGTGGCCGACGACGTGCTAGAGCCCAAGGGTCACCGACCGGTGCTCACCGACCCTTACCGGCTGTTGGCCGATGCAGTGGTCCGCATGGTGCAGTTCGAGCTTTTCATGCAGCGAGGGCGTGCCTCCTGCCGTCTGAACCGGACCACGCTGTCGCTTGTGGCAAAGCTGCCCGGTACGTGCCATCCCCTGGACGTGGTGCGTACCGGGATCAGCTACATGGGATCCGACGACTTCGATGAGGACAGCAGCGGCGTAAGTGCCAATTACGCCAAGTCGCTCCGCATGTTCGCGGCGCTGCCAGCCATCGTGGTGGCCGATACGCGCCGACGGCGTGGCCTAGAGCCCATTGCTCTGCACAGCGACATGAATTATGCACAGAACGTCCTGCACATGTGCTTTGGCGATGTTCCGGAGCAGGTGGTGGTCGACGCCTCCGACGAGCACGGCTTCGCCACCTCGATAGCCGCCGCCCGAGTGGTCACCTCTACCCTGCCCCACATCGACAGCGCCGTCACGGCGGCCATCGGAGCGTTGAAGGGCCCGCTGTACGGCGACGTCAACAAGGCCGTGATGACGACATGCTCGAAATCGGTATAGGAAAGTGAGCGTCGGAATGGTTGCAGGCCAGGCTTATTCGAAAGAGAAGATCGTGGACTTCTCTGATCTGTCCGCTCAGCGAATACGTCGGTCCGCCGGAACGCGAGGTTCGAGTAATTCGCTAATCCTGAAATGGGTAAGTGATCGCCGGTGATTTCGAAGGTTCTGGTTGCCAACCGCGGTGAGATCGCTATTCGGGCGTTTCGTGCGGCCTACGAATTGGGCATGGGTACGGTGGCGGTGTACTCTGTCGAAGACCGCAACTCGGCGCATCGGGTCAAAGCCGACGAGTCGTATCAGATCGGCGAGGCTGGGCATCCTGTCCGGGCATATCTCAACGTCGAAGAGATCGTGTCGACAGCGCAGGCCTGTGGCGCTGACGCAATCTACCCGGGCTACGGCTTCTTGTCGGAAAACCCGGAGCTGGCGGCGGCCTGTGTCTCGGCCGGGATCAAATTTGTGGGTCCGTCCGAAGAGGTACTGCAGCTGACCGGGAACAAGGCGCGGGCGATCGCCGAGGCGCGGGCAGCAGGGCTGCCGGTGCTGGATTCGTCTGCACCGTCATCTTCGACCGAGGAATTGGTAGCAGCGGCTGCGTCGATGCAGATGCCGTTGTTCGTCAAGGCCGTTGCTGGCGGCGGCGGCCGGGGAATGCGCCGGGTGACCGATCCCGCAGATCTAATCGAGGCGATCGAGGCTGCATCCCGGGAGGCCGAGTCGGCTTTCGGTGACCCGACGGTGTTCCTCGAGCAGGCGGTGACTAACCCTCGTCATATCGAGGTGCAGATTCTGGCGGACAATCACGGAAACGTCATCCATCTCTACGAGCGAGACTGCAGCGTGCAGCGCCGCCACCAGAAGGTCATCGAGGTCGCACCTGCGCCGAACTTGGACCCTGAACTGCGCCAGAGGATCTGCGAGGATGCGGTGACGTTCGCGCGGCGTATCGGTTATACCTGCGCGGGCACGGTGGAGTTTCTGGTCGATGCCGGCGGCAAGTACGTGTTCATCGAGATGAATCCGCGTATCCAGGTGGAACACACGGTGACCGAAGAGGTCACCGACGTCGACCTGGTGTCGAGCCAGTTACGCATCGCCGCCGGAGAAAGCCTGCGCGACCTCGGTTTGGATCAGCAGGCGATCATCCCGCACGGGGCGGCTCTGCAGTGCCGGATCACGACTGAGGATCCCGCTAACGGCTTTCGGCCTGACACAGGACGCATCACCGCCTACCGCATGCCCGGGGGAGCCGGCATCCGACTGGACGACGGTACTCACTTGGGTGCAGAGGTATCGGCCCACTTCGACTCGATGTTGGTAAAACTCACTTGTCGAGGCCGGGATTTCGCGAGCGCCGTTCGCCGGGCACGTCGGGCAGTGGCCGAGTTTCGCATCCGCGGGGTCACGACCAACACGGCCTTCCTGCAGGCGGTGCTGGGCGATTCCGATTTCATTGCGGGCCGAGCGACGACATCGTTCGTCGATGAGCGCCCCCAGTTGCTGACGGCCCATTCGAGCGCCGACCGCGGCAGCAAGATTCTCAGCTACCTGGCCGACGTGACGGTCAATCAGCCGCACGGTCCGCGAACCTCGACCGTGTATCCGCACGACAAACTGCCGGCGATCGACCTGTCGGTGCCGCCGCCACCAGGGTCCAAACAACGCTTGACCCAGTTGGGTCCGGAAGGATTCGCAAGGTGGATGCGGGAATCCGGAAGCCTAGGTGTCACCGATACAACGTTTCGGGACGCACATCAGTCGTTGCTAGCGACCCGGATCCGCACTACAGGCTTGCTCAAGGTGGCGCCCTATATCGCGCGGACGATGCCGCAGCTGTTATCGGTGGAGTGCTGGGGCGGGGCGACCTACGATGTGGCGCTGCGGTTTTTGAAGGAGGACCCCTGGCAGCGGCTGGCCGCGTTGCGTGAGACCATTCCTAACATCTGCCTACAGATGCTGCTGCGGGGGCGCAACACGGTGGGCTACACACCATACCCAGAGATTGTCACGACGGCGTTCGTCGAGGAAGCAGCCCGAACCGGCATCGACATCTTCCGGATATTCGATGCACTGAACAATGTCGACTCCATGCGGCCGGCCATCGACGCGGTGCGGGACACCGGGAAGGCGGTGGCTGAAGTTGCGATGTCTTACACCGGCGATCTCAGCGATCCGACCGAAAAGCTCTACACCTTAGACTATTACCTGAAGTTAGCTGAGCGGATTGTTGTGGCAGGCGCGCACGTGCTGGCGATCAAGGACATGGCAGGGCTGCTGCGGGCACCGGCGGCTGCGACGCTGGTGTCGGCACTCAAGTCGCGGTTCGACCTGCCCGTGCACGTACACACTCACGACACGCCAGGCGGGCAGCTGGCGACATATCTGGCGGCCTGGCACGCCGGAGCCAACGCGGTCGACGGGGCCGCGGCGCCCCTGGCCGGGACCACAAGCCAGCCTGCGTTGTCCGCGATCGTGGCCGCCGCGGCGCAAACTCCCTTCGACACCGGGTTGTCGCTGTCCGCAGTGTGCGATCTGGAGCCGTACTGGGAGGCACTGCGAAAGGTTTACGCGCCCTTCGAATCCGGACTACCAGCGCCGACCGGGCGGGTGTACCGCCATGAGATTCCAGGTGGACAGTTGTCGAACCTGCGGCAGCAGGCCATTGCGCTCGGGCTCGGTGATCGGTTCGAAGACATCGAAAACGCTTACGCAAGCGCCGATGCCA
This Mycobacterium xenopi DNA region includes the following protein-coding sequences:
- the gap gene encoding type I glyceraldehyde-3-phosphate dehydrogenase; this encodes MAVRVGVNGFGRIGRNFYRALLAQQAQGNSTDIEVVAVNDITDNATLAHLLKFDSILGRLPQDVSLEGDDTIVVGSAEIKSLEVREGPAAMPWGDLGVDVVVESTGRFTNAAKAKGHLKAGAKKVVISAPAVDPDITIVLGVNDDRYDGSQDIVSNASCTTNCLAPLAKVVHDEFGVVKGLMTTVHAYTQDQNLQDGPHKDLRRARAAALNIVPTSTGAAKAIGLVLPDLQGKLDGYAMRVPIPTGSVTDFTAELAKPASVEEINAAFQAAAGGRMKGILKYYDAPIVSSDIVTDPHSAIFDAGLTKVIDNQAKVVAWYDNEWGYSNRLVDLVALVGKSL
- a CDS encoding phosphoglycerate kinase gives rise to the protein MTIRTLEHLLAEGVSGRGVLVRSDLNVPLGNNGAIADTGRISASVPTLKALLDAGARVVVTAHLGRPKGGFDPTLSLAPAAVALGDQLGQPVPLADDVVGSDALARAKALTDGDILLLQNIRFDPRETSKDDSERVALAEQLVELVGEDGAFVSDGFGVVHRKQASVYDIATLLPAYAGKLVAAEVRVLEQLTSSIERPYAVVLGGSKVSDKLGVIEALAARADSIVIGGGMCYTFLAAQGVSVGNSLLQPEMIYTCCRLLDTYGAMLQLPVDIVVTENFAADSPGEIVAADAIPNDTMGLDIGPESVARFSALLSNAKTIFWNGPMGVFEFPAFATGTRGVAEAIAAATARGAFSVVGGGDSAAAVRALGLPGGSFSHISTGGGASLEYLEGKMLPGLNALISAEG
- a CDS encoding phosphate-starvation-inducible PsiE family protein, with amino-acid sequence MTVGRAAQSTEAKSATANPRLSHRVGNLVGHFESAVYGIAFLQLVVVAVLVVVGGVQPMVQAANGKVSVLEGGILTLDRILLVLIIGELAYTLRTVLLYREISLAVEPFLFIGLIATVRRILIVTAAFEQPQSDQELNRLLLQLGALGLLVLGIAVAIFMIRCRPSAPPLSGPDDSC
- a CDS encoding pyruvate carboxylase, producing MISKVLVANRGEIAIRAFRAAYELGMGTVAVYSVEDRNSAHRVKADESYQIGEAGHPVRAYLNVEEIVSTAQACGADAIYPGYGFLSENPELAAACVSAGIKFVGPSEEVLQLTGNKARAIAEARAAGLPVLDSSAPSSSTEELVAAAASMQMPLFVKAVAGGGGRGMRRVTDPADLIEAIEAASREAESAFGDPTVFLEQAVTNPRHIEVQILADNHGNVIHLYERDCSVQRRHQKVIEVAPAPNLDPELRQRICEDAVTFARRIGYTCAGTVEFLVDAGGKYVFIEMNPRIQVEHTVTEEVTDVDLVSSQLRIAAGESLRDLGLDQQAIIPHGAALQCRITTEDPANGFRPDTGRITAYRMPGGAGIRLDDGTHLGAEVSAHFDSMLVKLTCRGRDFASAVRRARRAVAEFRIRGVTTNTAFLQAVLGDSDFIAGRATTSFVDERPQLLTAHSSADRGSKILSYLADVTVNQPHGPRTSTVYPHDKLPAIDLSVPPPPGSKQRLTQLGPEGFARWMRESGSLGVTDTTFRDAHQSLLATRIRTTGLLKVAPYIARTMPQLLSVECWGGATYDVALRFLKEDPWQRLAALRETIPNICLQMLLRGRNTVGYTPYPEIVTTAFVEEAARTGIDIFRIFDALNNVDSMRPAIDAVRDTGKAVAEVAMSYTGDLSDPTEKLYTLDYYLKLAERIVVAGAHVLAIKDMAGLLRAPAAATLVSALKSRFDLPVHVHTHDTPGGQLATYLAAWHAGANAVDGAAAPLAGTTSQPALSAIVAAAAQTPFDTGLSLSAVCDLEPYWEALRKVYAPFESGLPAPTGRVYRHEIPGGQLSNLRQQAIALGLGDRFEDIENAYASADAILGRLVKVTPSSKVVGDLALALVSAGISAEDFAAHPASYDIPDSVIGFLRGELGEPPGGWPEPLRTKALHGRPTAAPTQPLSVDDERALNLAGATRQAALNRLLFPGPTKEFEAHREKYGDTSRLSDNQFFYGLRRGEEHRVELERGVELLIGLEAISDPDERGIRTVMCILNGQLRPVLVRDRGVAVDVPVAEKADRSNPGHIAAPFSGVVTVTVDVGAEVDAGQTVATLEAMKMEAAVSAPKSGKVARIAVSRTAQVESGDLLVVIN